A stretch of Thermomicrobium roseum DSM 5159 DNA encodes these proteins:
- a CDS encoding amidohydrolase family protein, which translates to MRLALINIGCLFTGDINNPLLPDCDTVIVEDGTITQIGKFSDLAAEVEQASTVVDVNGMTVAPGLIDSHCHVVLGDYTPRQKCVDFLDSYVHGGVTAVVSASEVHAPGRPHDRHAVMGLAIAAHHCFKHFRPNGMKVFAGSIILEPFLTEEDLHYVAAAGVRYAKFGFGAYDDPREGEPQVRWAKAAGLVVMSHCGGASIPGSQPILAEHLVVLQPHVLGHINGGPTSLPDEDIELLVTQTDMALQLVQAGNLRSALRIVELAHQTGNLHRVLVATDTPTGTGVMPLGMVKSIAELSSLSSTPPEIVWSWATGNNADAFRLPTGKIAAGWPADLVVIDAPWGSVATDAAGALRRGDIPGIAAVIIDGAIRTRRSRNTPPSRREVLVKERGSNP; encoded by the coding sequence ATGCGGCTCGCACTGATAAACATCGGTTGCCTTTTTACTGGAGATATCAACAACCCCCTCCTCCCGGACTGCGACACCGTGATCGTCGAAGACGGGACGATCACCCAGATCGGAAAGTTCTCCGATCTCGCCGCGGAAGTCGAACAGGCCTCGACAGTCGTGGACGTCAACGGCATGACTGTCGCGCCGGGGCTCATCGATTCGCATTGCCACGTGGTTCTCGGTGATTACACGCCAAGGCAAAAGTGCGTGGACTTTCTGGACAGTTACGTTCATGGAGGCGTCACCGCAGTCGTCTCTGCCTCTGAGGTTCACGCGCCGGGTCGACCCCATGATCGACACGCTGTCATGGGACTGGCTATCGCTGCGCACCACTGCTTCAAGCATTTTCGGCCGAACGGCATGAAGGTCTTTGCCGGAAGCATCATCCTCGAGCCGTTCCTGACCGAAGAGGACCTGCACTACGTCGCTGCGGCCGGCGTCCGCTACGCGAAGTTCGGCTTCGGTGCATACGACGATCCACGCGAGGGAGAACCACAAGTCCGCTGGGCGAAAGCTGCCGGGCTCGTCGTCATGTCCCACTGCGGCGGCGCAAGCATCCCGGGGTCGCAGCCCATTCTGGCCGAACACCTCGTCGTTCTTCAGCCACACGTACTCGGCCACATCAATGGCGGTCCGACCTCGTTGCCCGACGAGGATATCGAGCTACTCGTCACGCAGACAGATATGGCTCTCCAGCTTGTGCAAGCCGGCAATCTGCGCTCGGCCTTGCGCATCGTCGAACTCGCTCACCAGACAGGCAACCTGCACCGCGTCCTCGTCGCCACCGATACACCGACAGGCACGGGAGTCATGCCTCTGGGAATGGTGAAGTCGATCGCGGAACTTTCCTCGCTGTCGAGCACCCCGCCAGAGATCGTGTGGTCATGGGCGACCGGAAACAATGCCGATGCGTTTCGGCTCCCGACCGGCAAGATCGCGGCGGGCTGGCCGGCTGACCTCGTCGTGATCGATGCTCCATGGGGATCGGTCGCCACTGATGCTGCGGGGGCTCTCCGCCGCGGCGACATCCCGGGGATTGCAGCCGTCATCATCGATGGTGCGATCCGGACACGCCGAAGCCGCAATACACCCCCCTCACGTCGTGAGGTGCTCGTGAAGGAGAGAGGAAGTAACCCATGA
- a CDS encoding amino acid synthesis family protein → MSANHLPIRKLYTLVDETHTVLGERDPDGYLRKVVCCAVIKNPYAGQPLAHDLSLLVTPSEELGTLLGRLAAEALGQPVESYGKAAIVGLAGEQEHAVACITSTFGNAFRTAIGGGKAWIPSNTKLGAPGTSIDIPLAFKDELWVRSHYDTVEVRIPDAPLPDEIVVAVAVANRGRLFHRLGGLSKAEALQRTTEK, encoded by the coding sequence GTGAGCGCCAATCACTTACCCATTCGGAAACTTTATACCTTGGTTGACGAAACCCATACAGTACTCGGGGAACGTGATCCTGATGGATATTTGAGGAAAGTCGTCTGCTGTGCTGTGATCAAGAACCCTTACGCGGGGCAACCACTGGCGCATGACCTTTCCCTCCTGGTGACGCCTTCTGAGGAACTCGGCACATTGCTCGGTCGTTTAGCGGCCGAAGCACTCGGCCAACCTGTCGAAAGCTATGGCAAAGCAGCGATCGTTGGCTTGGCCGGTGAGCAGGAGCACGCCGTCGCCTGTATCACGAGCACCTTTGGGAACGCATTTCGCACTGCCATCGGCGGAGGGAAGGCGTGGATACCCTCCAATACGAAGCTTGGCGCCCCAGGAACCAGCATCGACATCCCATTGGCCTTCAAGGACGAACTCTGGGTGCGCAGTCACTACGACACGGTCGAAGTCCGTATTCCCGATGCGCCGCTTCCCGATGAGATCGTCGTGGCTGTCGCCGTCGCTAATCGTGGTCGGTTGTTCCATCGCCTCGGCGGGCTGTCAAAGGCGGAAGCGCTCCAGCGGACTACAGAGAAGTAA
- a CDS encoding xanthine dehydrogenase family protein molybdopterin-binding subunit: MIGQSVKRVEDFRFLTGQACYTRDVQIPGTAPLQALFLRSPYPAARITRILTEQAARVPGVVAVLTAAALPGHLRPIPLIRKPPTSHHALPVIPLLADQVVRYQGEPIACVVATTEAVAQDALELIQVEYEPLPAVGQIDAAIGSDAPLVHPDLETNIAFSATLRNGPVDDAFGKAAVVVRQRMHNNRVVPHPLEPRSVLASYDRETRQLTVWFSTQRPHHTRWFLSQILDYPENLIRVIMPDVGGAFGCKEPIYPDEVLVCLASMLLQRPVRWTESRSEHFLSTTHGRDQLADLELAADADGRLLGLRGTVWLNIGAYLYPNTSGVVLARTLPLLPGAYDIPAFDVTAHGVFTNTVPTGPYRGAGRPEAIYFIERLIDILASKLNIDPAEIRRRNFLELSPEKPTRTITGLSYDSGNFRQILDTALELSSYREHRLRQRNGDSEERLIGIGIAAYVELGGATPSTAAALEGSPPLWESATVTADPTGSIVVRVGTAGHGQGHETTFAQIAASVLGIPLSSIRVEFGDTATAPFGFGTFGTRSMTVGGSAVYLACQQLLQHAIKLAAEMLEANSSDVVYDRGYFYVRGLEDRSVSFQEVCHAAYFSLVPFRAGLQPGLQVTATYDPPNYTFATGVHVAVVAIDRHTGQLDVLSYVGVDDCGRAINPMIVEGQLHGGIAQGIGQALFEHARYSRDGILMNPSLLDYALPRSTHLPTFETHLIEFPSLSNPLGVKGIGEGGAIVGPVAITNAVHDALRCFGITHLNMPHTPEQLWRVIGRGEAGERREE, encoded by the coding sequence ATGATCGGCCAGTCGGTCAAACGTGTCGAGGATTTTCGCTTTCTTACAGGCCAGGCCTGTTATACGAGAGACGTGCAGATTCCCGGGACTGCTCCGCTTCAGGCTCTTTTTCTCCGTAGCCCCTATCCTGCAGCGCGCATTACGCGCATCCTCACGGAGCAGGCGGCCCGTGTACCCGGTGTTGTTGCCGTCCTCACCGCCGCAGCTCTTCCCGGTCATCTCCGGCCCATCCCCCTCATCCGCAAACCACCAACGAGTCATCACGCCTTACCGGTCATCCCGCTTCTCGCTGATCAGGTCGTCCGGTATCAAGGTGAACCTATCGCCTGCGTCGTTGCCACGACCGAAGCCGTCGCGCAGGACGCCTTGGAACTCATCCAGGTCGAGTACGAGCCACTCCCAGCGGTTGGACAAATCGATGCGGCGATCGGCTCGGATGCACCGCTCGTGCATCCCGACTTGGAGACGAACATCGCCTTCTCGGCGACCCTCCGGAACGGCCCAGTCGACGACGCCTTCGGCAAGGCCGCTGTGGTCGTCCGTCAGCGAATGCACAACAATCGAGTCGTGCCGCATCCGCTCGAACCGCGTAGCGTGCTTGCGTCCTATGATCGGGAAACCCGTCAACTGACAGTCTGGTTTTCCACACAGCGCCCGCATCACACACGATGGTTTCTTTCCCAGATCCTCGACTATCCCGAGAACCTCATACGCGTCATCATGCCGGATGTCGGCGGTGCGTTCGGTTGCAAGGAACCGATCTATCCGGACGAAGTGCTCGTTTGTCTCGCGAGCATGCTCCTCCAGCGCCCTGTCCGGTGGACCGAGAGTCGCAGCGAGCATTTCCTCTCCACGACCCACGGGCGCGACCAACTCGCGGATCTCGAACTCGCCGCGGATGCCGACGGCAGGCTACTCGGCCTGCGCGGTACGGTCTGGCTCAATATCGGTGCATACCTGTATCCAAACACCTCTGGCGTGGTTCTCGCTCGCACCTTGCCCCTTCTCCCCGGTGCCTACGACATTCCCGCCTTCGATGTCACGGCCCACGGCGTCTTCACCAATACCGTTCCCACAGGACCGTATCGTGGTGCGGGCCGCCCAGAAGCCATCTACTTCATCGAACGGCTCATCGATATCCTCGCGAGCAAACTGAATATCGACCCTGCAGAAATTCGGAGACGTAACTTCCTCGAGCTTTCTCCCGAGAAACCCACTCGTACTATCACCGGGCTCAGCTACGACTCAGGCAACTTTCGTCAGATTCTCGACACTGCGCTCGAGCTGAGTTCTTACCGTGAGCACCGACTCCGCCAACGGAACGGCGATTCAGAAGAGCGGCTGATCGGCATCGGAATCGCTGCATACGTCGAATTAGGCGGTGCCACGCCTTCCACGGCAGCCGCCCTAGAAGGCTCTCCACCGCTGTGGGAGAGCGCGACGGTCACAGCTGACCCTACGGGGTCGATTGTGGTGCGTGTCGGTACAGCTGGACATGGGCAAGGGCATGAGACGACGTTTGCGCAAATCGCTGCTTCCGTCCTCGGAATCCCGCTTTCATCGATCCGCGTCGAGTTCGGTGATACAGCAACTGCGCCCTTCGGCTTCGGAACGTTCGGGACACGCTCGATGACGGTCGGTGGCTCGGCCGTCTATCTTGCCTGTCAGCAGCTCCTGCAACATGCCATCAAGCTCGCGGCCGAAATGCTCGAAGCGAACAGCTCGGATGTGGTCTACGATCGCGGCTACTTTTACGTCCGCGGTCTAGAGGATCGGTCAGTCAGCTTCCAGGAGGTCTGCCACGCTGCCTATTTCTCTCTCGTCCCCTTCCGCGCAGGACTCCAACCCGGACTACAAGTCACTGCGACGTACGATCCGCCCAATTACACCTTTGCGACCGGTGTCCATGTGGCAGTGGTCGCGATCGATCGACATACCGGGCAGCTCGATGTTCTGTCCTATGTCGGCGTCGATGACTGTGGTCGTGCCATCAACCCGATGATCGTCGAAGGACAACTGCACGGCGGCATCGCCCAAGGTATCGGCCAAGCCTTGTTCGAGCACGCACGATATTCTCGCGATGGTATTCTGATGAACCCCTCTTTATTGGACTACGCTCTTCCGCGGTCGACTCATCTCCCAACCTTCGAGACCCACCTCATCGAATTCCCTTCTCTCTCTAACCCTCTCGGAGTCAAGGGTATCGGCGAGGGAGGAGCCATCGTCGGACCGGTTGCGATCACCAACGCCGTCCACGATGCGCTTCGTTGCTTCGGGATCACTCATCTCAATATGCCACATACACCAGAGCAACTTTGGCGAGTCATCGGGCGCGGTGAAGCAGGAGAAAGGAGAGAAGAGTGA
- a CDS encoding SDR family NAD(P)-dependent oxidoreductase gives MTVPTDPNCFLKALDGQVALIVGATSGIGRAVVDAFLRCGAHVVAFGRSEEKLRELVASSQSFARALATYAGDATDHHDLDRAATLAVDRFGKLDTLVCTVGAFDYYRTILDYDTETLSSAFEELFRINVLSYILAVRASLPYLLRQPSSIVLTLSTASFYPEGGGVLYGASKFATRGLVTHLAYELAPRVRVNGVAPGGTIGTNLRGLASLREQDKRVDDATGDRAQRIQRSVPLQVAATPDDHTAAFVYLASHRLSRVVTGTIINSDGGRGVAGTVRVAHLVEEIS, from the coding sequence GTGACTGTCCCGACCGATCCGAACTGTTTCCTCAAGGCACTCGACGGCCAGGTCGCACTCATCGTTGGCGCGACATCAGGGATCGGCCGTGCTGTTGTCGACGCCTTTCTTCGGTGTGGGGCACACGTAGTCGCCTTCGGCCGGAGCGAGGAGAAACTACGCGAACTGGTGGCCAGTAGTCAGTCCTTTGCTCGCGCTCTGGCGACCTACGCCGGCGATGCGACCGATCATCACGATCTGGACCGGGCAGCCACCCTCGCAGTAGACCGTTTCGGCAAACTCGATACGCTCGTTTGCACGGTCGGAGCATTCGATTATTATCGCACCATTCTCGACTACGACACGGAAACGTTATCGAGTGCCTTTGAGGAGCTTTTCCGGATCAATGTTCTTTCCTATATCCTTGCGGTAAGGGCGAGTCTACCATATCTTCTTCGTCAACCCAGCAGCATCGTTCTGACACTGTCGACTGCTTCATTCTATCCTGAGGGCGGCGGTGTCTTGTATGGAGCGTCCAAGTTCGCGACCAGGGGACTCGTCACCCACCTCGCCTACGAGCTGGCACCACGGGTCCGCGTCAATGGTGTTGCCCCAGGTGGCACGATCGGGACGAATCTTCGAGGACTGGCCTCGCTGCGCGAGCAAGACAAACGCGTCGACGATGCGACGGGGGATCGGGCACAGCGAATCCAGCGGAGTGTTCCTTTGCAGGTTGCAGCGACACCAGATGACCATACAGCTGCTTTTGTCTATCTTGCCTCGCATCGTCTCAGTCGCGTCGTGACCGGAACCATCATCAACAGTGACGGTGGGAGAGGCGTTGCGGGGACTGTGCGAGTGGCACATCTCGTGGAGGAGATCTCATGA
- a CDS encoding aromatic-ring-hydroxylating dioxygenase subunit beta, with amino-acid sequence MLLQDIPLPAIDLDYIKLYHELYQFLSYEALLLSERKYDDWLALFTDDAVYEVPIRVTRERGAAWELSPTGRLFDDTKETLAVRIARLNTEYAWAEDPPSRVRYYLSNLLITSRSNDLPENQQEVTARYNVLVIRTRGELPDIEFVSTHRQDRLRHTQDGWRIAHRTIIIDHSVLQVRNLSFFL; translated from the coding sequence ATGCTTCTGCAGGACATTCCGTTGCCAGCAATCGATCTGGATTACATCAAGCTTTATCATGAACTGTACCAGTTCCTTTCGTATGAAGCCCTTCTTCTGTCGGAACGCAAATATGATGATTGGCTGGCCCTGTTTACGGATGATGCCGTGTACGAGGTGCCTATTCGCGTGACGAGAGAACGCGGAGCCGCGTGGGAACTCTCACCGACTGGTCGACTCTTCGACGACACCAAGGAAACGCTCGCTGTCCGTATTGCACGACTCAACACCGAATATGCGTGGGCCGAAGACCCACCGTCGCGAGTCCGATACTATCTCTCCAATCTCCTGATCACGTCCCGAAGCAATGACCTCCCAGAAAACCAGCAGGAGGTCACTGCCCGATACAACGTCCTGGTGATCCGAACCCGCGGCGAGTTACCGGATATCGAGTTCGTCTCCACCCACCGCCAAGATCGGCTGCGGCACACCCAGGATGGCTGGAGGATCGCTCATCGCACCATCATCATCGATCACAGTGTCCTTCAGGTGCGCAACCTTTCCTTCTTCCTGTGA